One Candidatus Omnitrophota bacterium DNA segment encodes these proteins:
- a CDS encoding helix-turn-helix domain-containing protein, with protein sequence MPLKYLFKKCLVELGKIGNRNFILMDKRLLNITELSEYLRLTKGTLYVWVCHKKIPYLKIGSSLRFDLTQIDNWLKGRRVAEMT encoded by the coding sequence ATGCCATTAAAATACTTATTTAAAAAATGCTTAGTTGAGTTGGGTAAAATAGGGAATAGGAATTTTATTCTTATGGATAAACGACTTTTAAATATAACAGAGCTATCAGAGTATTTACGTTTGACTAAAGGCACTCTTTATGTATGGGTGTGCCATAAGAAAATTCCTTATTTAAAGATCGGGAGTTCGCTAAGGTTTGATTTAACTCAAATTGACAACTGGCTTAAAGGGAGAAGGGTCGCAGAAATGACTTGA
- a CDS encoding MerR family transcriptional regulator, with the protein MGKRYFIRDLEKILQVSRRTYFYWEQTGKVPKPKRTTMGNYRYWTKEEINKLKKLIEG; encoded by the coding sequence ATGGGAAAGAGATATTTCATAAGAGACTTAGAGAAGATACTTCAGGTAAGCCGTAGGACTTATTTCTATTGGGAGCAAACCGGAAAAGTGCCTAAGCCCAAGAGGACTACTATGGGTAATTATCGTTATTGGACTAAAGAAGAGATTAACAAACTAAAGAAGCTGATAGAGGGATAA
- a CDS encoding site-specific integrase codes for MGVILKRDNWYVDYYFNGRRKREKIGTSKKLAEIVLKKRKVAIAEGKFLDIKKEQKVRFDEFADEYLVVHCKSNNKSWFKSDYFNLKNLKAYFGNKYLHEITPKDIEQYKAERIKEVKKQKTEDKEEQFISHATVNRALNCLSSLYNRAIEWGKATDNPMSKVKLFKVPDKRVRFLEKEEIDKLLSHCCEHLKPIVIVALHTGMRKGEILGLKWHDIDIKRNIIHLYDTKNGEKREVPMNEVVQKTVIGVLKNPESQYVFCNKDNKPYGNVRKSFFTALKKAGIINFRFHDLRHTFASQLVMSGVDLNTVRELLGHKSIEMTLRYSHLSPDHKKRAVDVLGKRMDTLWTLGDNNKKLEETSIPELLENKVVV; via the coding sequence ATGGGAGTTATTCTTAAAAGAGATAATTGGTATGTAGATTACTATTTTAACGGAAGAAGAAAAAGAGAGAAAATCGGCACTAGCAAAAAGCTGGCTGAAATTGTGCTCAAGAAGAGAAAAGTTGCTATAGCTGAAGGTAAGTTCCTAGATATTAAGAAAGAGCAGAAAGTAAGGTTTGATGAATTTGCCGATGAGTATTTAGTGGTGCATTGCAAATCTAATAACAAGTCGTGGTTTAAATCTGATTATTTTAACCTTAAGAATCTAAAAGCTTATTTCGGTAATAAATACCTTCACGAGATAACCCCGAAAGACATTGAGCAATACAAAGCAGAGAGGATTAAAGAAGTTAAAAAGCAAAAGACGGAAGACAAAGAGGAGCAGTTTATATCTCATGCAACAGTAAATAGGGCGTTAAACTGCCTTAGTTCTTTGTATAATCGTGCTATTGAATGGGGTAAAGCAACAGATAACCCCATGAGTAAAGTGAAGCTTTTTAAGGTGCCTGATAAGCGAGTTCGTTTCCTTGAGAAAGAAGAAATAGACAAGCTCTTATCTCATTGCTGCGAGCATCTAAAGCCAATAGTTATTGTTGCCTTACATACTGGTATGCGTAAGGGTGAGATCCTGGGGCTTAAATGGCACGATATAGATATTAAAAGAAATATAATCCACCTATACGATACCAAGAACGGAGAAAAGAGAGAAGTGCCTATGAACGAAGTTGTGCAGAAGACCGTCATAGGCGTTCTTAAAAACCCAGAAAGCCAATATGTCTTCTGTAATAAAGATAATAAACCTTATGGGAATGTCAGAAAATCATTCTTTACAGCTCTTAAAAAGGCGGGTATAATTAACTTTCGCTTCCACGATTTAAGACATACCTTTGCTTCTCAGCTTGTTATGTCAGGAGTTGATTTAAATACTGTTAGAGAGCTTCTGGGGCATAAATCCATTGAAATGACCCTTAGGTATAGCCATCTATCTCCAGACCATAAGAAGCGAGCAGTTGACGTTTTAGGCAAGAGAATGGACACTTTGTGGACACTTGGAGATAATAACAAAAAGCTGGAAGAAACCAGTATTCCAGAACTCCTTGAAAATAAAGTAGTTGTATAG
- the amrB gene encoding AmmeMemoRadiSam system protein B, with product MFYKLIILTKLFIFCIFFNCSASSVKQSEFGGQFYPEQKEELSKMIDNLLSKAHPKEAPGDIFLLLSPHAGYGYSGQTAAYGYKLIKDKPYKTVIIIGTSHHKVFNGAAVYTQGVFVTSLGRINIDNELAKKMIGKDPELFSDVSAFNNEHSVEVQLPFLQKLLPGFSAGAGSASGGKIVPIVVGDCSLETCKKIALLVRQAIGVRKDVLIVVSTDLYHGYDFEKADKTDAVTLDSIKSMDYEKLYYNLRDGSAQACGGFGTVIGLAIAKDLDYKKIEILHYTNSAILTGKPVKNIWTVGYASCVAFRLKENNMLNIQQRKRLINIARQAIEKYLKTSTKLQVNETDPVLNQKMGAFVTLTKYGELRGCIGNLVGTEPLYLTVGNMAIEAAVDDPRFHPLSLSELKDIDLEISVLSLLERVDSAEKIELGKHGVLVKRGINSGVFLPQVATETGWSKEEFLSQLCSQKANLPADAWKDKNTELYIFSAEVFSEKELE from the coding sequence ATGTTTTATAAACTAATTATTTTAACTAAACTATTTATCTTCTGTATATTTTTTAATTGTTCTGCTTCTTCAGTTAAACAATCTGAATTTGGCGGGCAGTTTTATCCGGAACAAAAAGAAGAATTATCGAAGATGATTGATAATCTTTTATCAAAGGCTCATCCTAAAGAGGCACCCGGAGATATTTTTTTACTTCTTAGTCCCCACGCAGGATACGGTTACTCAGGCCAAACTGCTGCCTATGGCTATAAGCTCATTAAAGATAAACCTTATAAAACGGTGATTATTATAGGGACTAGCCATCATAAAGTTTTTAATGGGGCTGCTGTTTATACTCAGGGCGTTTTTGTTACTAGTTTAGGCAGGATAAATATTGATAATGAATTGGCTAAAAAAATGATTGGAAAAGATCCGGAACTTTTCTCGGATGTATCTGCTTTTAATAATGAGCATTCGGTTGAGGTGCAGCTGCCTTTTTTGCAAAAGCTTTTACCTGGTTTCTCCGCCGGAGCCGGATCCGCCTCTGGCGGAAAAATTGTTCCGATAGTTGTCGGAGACTGTTCTTTAGAAACCTGTAAAAAGATTGCACTTCTAGTTAGGCAAGCTATAGGAGTGCGTAAGGATGTTTTGATCGTAGTGTCAACTGATTTATATCATGGATATGATTTTGAAAAAGCCGATAAGACCGATGCAGTTACCCTGGATTCTATTAAAAGTATGGATTATGAAAAATTATATTATAATTTACGGGATGGATCAGCACAGGCTTGTGGAGGATTTGGTACTGTAATTGGTTTGGCCATTGCAAAAGATTTAGATTATAAAAAGATAGAGATATTACACTATACTAATTCTGCGATTCTAACAGGAAAGCCAGTTAAAAATATTTGGACGGTAGGTTATGCCAGTTGTGTGGCGTTTAGGCTTAAGGAGAATAATATGTTAAATATCCAGCAGAGAAAAAGACTTATCAATATCGCGCGGCAAGCAATCGAGAAGTATTTGAAAACTTCTACTAAGTTGCAAGTAAATGAGACTGATCCTGTCTTAAATCAGAAAATGGGAGCATTTGTTACTCTTACTAAGTATGGAGAATTGCGGGGTTGTATAGGGAATCTTGTGGGCACAGAGCCGCTTTATTTAACCGTCGGCAATATGGCAATTGAGGCAGCAGTTGATGATCCGCGTTTTCATCCGCTTAGTTTATCAGAATTAAAGGACATTGACCTGGAAATCTCTGTTTTATCTCTATTGGAAAGGGTAGATTCGGCTGAAAAAATAGAACTAGGCAAGCATGGTGTTTTAGTAAAAAGAGGCATAAATAGCGGAGTATTCTTGCCGCAAGTAGCTACGGAAACCGGCTGGAGTAAAGAAGAATTTTTGAGTCAGCTTTGTTCTCAGAAAGCCAACTTACCTGCAGATGCCTGGAAGGA